Proteins encoded within one genomic window of Aquarana catesbeiana isolate 2022-GZ linkage group LG03, ASM4218655v1, whole genome shotgun sequence:
- the LOC141133864 gene encoding E3 ubiquitin/ISG15 ligase TRIM25-like, translating to MASGDLRAELECSVCLNIYTDPVTLKCGHNFCRVCIDRVLDTQGGSGGYSCPECREKYPDRPALQKNMKLRNIAETFLSAQPDREESGVFCTYCVDSPVPAVRSCLHCEVSLCDKHLRVHKKSPEHILCDPTLSMESRKCSVHKEVLKYFCTEDETCICISCCMIGEHKGHEMKSLDEASEKKKETLRNVLQKLLTKREETEERVQSLQEHRRKVEEEAAGDIERVTALFRDLRRHLEDLEKRVLKDISGRAERISISIQDLEIKKEELSRKLRHIEELCNVTDPLTVLQESDTGDLCDTEDGDNEDRERHEELLHDGGGLDVAGVLHTGLSDIITEVNVYFYIQGAADILLDGNTAGNDLQISDDRKTVSWSDIDQNHPETPERFQDYYQVMSSQSFSSGRHYWDVDVGGSDIWIVGMCYPSIERRGEESGIGYNKKSWGLVRYNNQYYVIHDSDLIPLPTNPSSNRVRIYLDYEARRISFYDLCDPIRHLHTFTTTFTEPLHAGLCVYEGCIKICGGRREM from the coding sequence atggcgtctggtgatctgagagctgagctggaatgttccgtctgtctgaacatttatactgatcctgtaaccctgaaatgtggtcacaacttctgccgggtctgtattgatcgtgtgctggatacacagggggggtctggaggatattcctgtcctgaatgtagagagaagtatccggatcggcctgcactgcagaaGAACATGAAACTACGTAACATAGCAGAgactttcctgtctgctcagccagatcgggaggagtccggggtcttctgtacttactgtgtggactctcctgtacctgctgttagatcctgtctgcactgtgaggtttctctgtgtgataaacacctgagagtccacaaaaagtccccagaacacatcttatgtgaccccaccttgtccatggagagcaggaaatgctcagTCCATAAGGAAGTTTTGAAGTATTTCTGCACTGAGGATGAGACCTGTATCTGTATTTCTTGTTGTATGATTGGAGAACATAAAGGACATGAGATGAagtcactggatgaggcttctgagaagaagaaggagacactgaggaatgttctgcagaaacttctgacaaagagagaggagacggaggaaagagtccagagtcttcaggaacacaggaggaaagtagaagaagaagcagctggtgacatcgagagagtcactgccctgtttagagatctcaggagacatctggaagaccTGGAAAAGAGAGTCCTGAAGGAcatctccgggagggcagagcggatctccatctccatccaggatctggaaataaagaaggaggagctgtccaggaagttgcgtcacattgaggagctgtgtaacgtgacagatccactgactgtcttacaggaatcagacacaggtgacttgtgtgatactgaggatggagataatgaggaccgagagagacatgaggaactcctccatgatggagggggtctggatgtggcgggggtcttacacacaggtttatctgatataataacagaggtaaatgtatacttctatatacagggagctgcagacatattactggatggaaaCACAGCTGGTAATGatctacagatatcagatgacaggaaaactgtatcctggTCAGATATAGACCAGAAtcacccagaaacaccagagagattccaGGATTAttatcaggtgatgagcagtcagagtttctcctcagggagacattactgggatgtGGATGTCGGGGGGTCAGATATATggatagtcgggatgtgttaccccagtatagagaggagaggggaggagtcagggattggatataataagaagtcctggggatTGGTCAGGTATAATAATCAGTATTATGTTATACATGACAGTGATCTGATCCCCTTACCCACCAAtccctccagtaacagagtcaggatatatctggattatgaggctagaaggatctccttttatgatctgtgtgacccgatccgacacctccacaccttcaccaccaccttcactgagcccctccatgctgggttaTGTGTATATGaaggttgtataaagatatgtggggggagGCGGGAGATGTGA